From one Nilaparvata lugens isolate BPH chromosome 2, ASM1435652v1, whole genome shotgun sequence genomic stretch:
- the LOC120349683 gene encoding uncharacterized protein LOC120349683, translated as MTKDDADYIKRNKQIWRCSSCSSTRRKSMVSESTTGNKDVTLQELAGVLEVIAGNQTSMKENIKKMELELGKSIESCHQAINDINKKFDEQNKQISTCLINIDKLSTEVASLRKENAELKERVEDMEQYSRSNMLEINGIPKKQDEDVTEIICRMSEALGHKIKADAIDICHRLKQRNENLPPPIVVKFVRRTDKQVILNKRKVTRQFSTKQMGETTDHPVYVNESLAPTRRRIFTMAREIFKRGDIKYLWIKEGKILARKEDGTPVLNSRTVNK; from the coding sequence ATGACCAAGGACGATGCGGACTACATAAagagaaacaaacaaatttggAGATGTAGCAGCTGTTCCTCTACACGTCGCAAAAGTATGGTGAGTGAATCGACAACAGGAAACAAGGACGTGACTCTCCAAGAACTCGCAGGAGTTCTTGAGGTAATTGCAGGAAATCAGACGTCGATGAAGGAGAATATTAAGAAAATGGAGTTGGAGCTTGGGAAATCAATTGAATCATGTCATCAGGCGATTAACGACATAaataagaagtttgatgaacaAAACAAGCAAATTAGCACATGCCTCATCAACATCGATAAGCTTTCAACAGAAGTAGCTAGCCTCaggaaagaaaatgcagaacTGAAGGAACGCGTCGAGGATATGGAACAATACTCAAGATCGAACATGCTGGAAATAAATGGTATACCCAAAAAACAGGATGAAGATGTAACAGAAATCATTTGTAGAATGAGCGAAGCATTAGGACACAAAATAAAAGCAGATGCAATCGACATTTGTCACAGACTTAAACAACGAAATGAAAACCTACCTCCACCAATCGTTGTCAAGTTCGTTCGTAGAACAGACAAAcaagtaatattgaataaaaggaaAGTTACGAGGCAgttttctacaaagcagatgggAGAAACAACGGACCATCCAGTCTATGTGAATGAAAGTCTAGCACCTACGCGAAGAAGGATTTTCACCATGGCGAGAGAGATCTTCAAAAGAGGCGACATCAAATACCTATGGATCAAGGAAGGGAAGATTCTAGCTAGGAAAGAAGACGGAACACCAGTATTGAACTCAAGAACagtgaacaagtga